The following coding sequences are from one Nicotiana tomentosiformis chromosome 3, ASM39032v3, whole genome shotgun sequence window:
- the LOC117276536 gene encoding F-box protein At2g26160-like, whose translation MGQRRRRKRKTRKKRTLGSSTSLIPNWSELQYDVLVHVARRLNLIEDYLNFAAVCKPWRLAATKENFNSDLPRVPWLMLAEEEGSDVSSCRKFFNLCNDLIFKTTIPQASGKRCLESMGWLITVGIDGEISLLHPFSGVQIELPHQNTTEDYTRNKTQYIWNFIHKAVLSTSPSKTSDYLLMVIEGENKYLSFWRPGDLKWTRIRRENYEPHSRDQHCDVVYFDGKFYAVDMQGNVLLRNVTDPTEAQRVAQLPSSLDIYQMGYHMGAEYYILESLGSLLVVVRHGGLCLSRFPFTPVYEDEVYDEEEVPEFDGQLIFHTNFFRVYEVDLAAGKLTETKQIGDMALFLGANASLSVQASQFPGVKPNCIYFTDDFYEQYSDYEEGGGLDMGIFDIAYGTFKGHYKCLSLNRFTPPMWVTPTLC comes from the coding sequence ATGGGACAAAGgaggagaagaaaaagaaagacaaGGAAGAAAAGGACATTAGGTAGTAGTACATCTTTGATACCGAATTGGTCAGAACTTCAATATGATGTGCTAGTTCACGTTGCTAGGCGTTTGAATTTGATCGAAGATTACCTTAATTTCGCCGCTGTCTGCAAACCCTGGCGACTTGCGGCCACCAAGGAAAATTTTAACAGTGACCTGCCTAGGGTTCCATGGCTTATGTTAGCTGAGGAAGAAGGAAGCGACGTTAGTTCATGTAGAAAGTTCTTCAACCTCTGCAATGACTTGATTTTCAAGACAACGATACCACAAGCCAGCGGAAAAAGATGTTTGGAGTCTATGGGATGGCTTATCACTGTGGGAATAGACGGTGAAATTAGTCTGCTACATCCTTTTTCCGGTGTTCAGATTGAACTGCCCCATCAAAATACCACTGAAGATTATACCCGCAACAAGACTCAATATATATGGAACTTTATTCACAAGGCAGTTTTGTCCACTAGTCCTTCTAAAACATCAGATTATCTTCTTATGGTCATTGAGGGAGAAAATAAGTACCTCAGTTTTTGGAGGCCAGGAGACTTGAAATGGACCAGGATTAGAAGAGAAAACTATGAGCCTCATTCTCGTGATCAACATTGCGATGTGGTTTACTTTGATGGCAAATTTTATGCAGTTGATATGCAAGGCAATGTGCTACTTCGCAATGTTACTGACCCAACTGAGGCTCAAAGAGTAGCTCAGTTACCTTCATCACTGGATATCTATCAAATGGGATATCACATGGGAGCTGAATACTACATATTAGAATCACTAGGATCATTACTTGTAGTTGTGCGACATGGTGGTTTGTGTCTGTCCAGGTTTCCATTCACACCTGTCTATGAGGATGAAGTTTATGATGAGGAGGAGGTCCCCGAATTCGATGGGCAGCTCATTTTTCACACAAATTTTTTTCGAGTTTACGAGGTTGATTTAGCTGCTGGTAAATTGACGGAGACCAAACAAATAGGGGACATGGCCCTCTTTTTGGGTGCTAATGCATCTCTGTCAGTCCAAGCTTCTCAATTTCCTGGAGTTAAGCCCAATTGTATTTATTTTACTGATGATTTTTATGAACAATACAGTGACTATGAAGAAGGGGGCGGCTTGGACATGGGTATTTTCGACATAGCATATGGCACCTTTAAGGGTCACTATAAGTGTCTTTCCCTAAATCGTTTTACTCCACCGATGTGGGTTACACCAACTCTGTGTTGA